DNA from Biomphalaria glabrata chromosome 14, xgBioGlab47.1, whole genome shotgun sequence:
aactttatttttaccAATATTTAACCAACTAATTctataattgtgtaaagtttcaacttgagccgagaatgggtgttgtagaaataacgtgtttaaaattgttaccagacagacactgacagagttaatataggcttttttttttaataagagcaCTTCTGGTATAATATAATTTACATTTGAATATGGAAAAGTGATTTACTTTTATTTCGTTTTCTTTCTGAGTAATTTTTTAAGGTTAATTGttgtatataaattaaattagaatTTCACGtataatgtattatttattatattttttcttaatataattttaacaacTTTAACGAAAATGTTACTCTGGTTTTTAGTTATATTTGAATATTCATTTAAGATTAATCTCACGGCTCTATTTTGCGTCTTTTCtgtccgttccccccccccggtcgtcctgcgggaggtttggactaggaagtaaacgaTCTTCAACTctcaaggaacatccgaaacatgtcaaacattctACAAACTTATCAAATCTGGGTGATGAATACACTTTACTTTGGTACACATCAGATCAAGGTGGTAAACTTTACTTTGGTGGCCATTAGACCTGAGTAGGTAATTTTCTTTTCTCATATGGTCAGTAGAACTTATTGTTGCATCATTTTCCGTCTGGGAACATGTTGGTGATTAAAATGACCTCTGGTAGTCATTAGAGTAGTgagagcacgaagaaagggtcgtccaaagaaaagcagGACAGACAATAGGAAATTTAAGCATGGACcgacctctctcttgatatactCATGGACAGCTGGAATCAGGTTACTCGACAAAAGTCAAGATACAGATGAGACATTCGAGAGCTATTTAAGCTGAGCTGTGAATCTAAAGTCATTTCGTTCTTGAGGCACTTTATATAATGCGAGTTAACGCACTCTTTCTTTAAACATTGACATTAGTAGTGCAACTATTTAAAGGGAGGTAATACAACAAAATGAATTGATAAAGGAAGACTGTATCTATAAGAAGGGCTGATATATATGTATTCATTTCTATTGTAAACTCCAcaaattttttctcttttgaaatTCAACGTTTAGTTAAAAGGGAACTTATGAACAGATGTAAGAATATGGTCTGCAGAAGTGGTCTTTTCAAATTCctaaggaaaataggttgccctcccaaactactgaagtttaTTGAGTGCTTTCATTAGGAAAAAATGAGGTTAgaagtggtgtcaagcagggatgtgtgctcgcacctactctgtttggcatataaatatatatatatattctttttgtcagcacAATGTCTAAGtttaggttactgacaattgttgagcCCAAGTAGGTAGATTCCTGCACCACTAAGAGGGTATGGTTCCCGATATGTATTACAGGCAtttctaaattatttattcataaatcaTAACTATCCGTGGTTAACTATCCTAGCTCTAGtgagtttcattatcattatactCTCTTAATTTAATGTTCaaatagtatgcagctttgtgcaaactttccagCTTCAAATTTatggttctcagtcaaagatcaagctccatcagttgttacacttgccatcttgtttcaaGCCTACCTAAAACTCAGACATTGTGTCTTTAATTGAGTGCATTAATGTATAgacaataagcataatcttcgtttcgCCAAAACtgtttataatgagacagtttcaatattttatatagatattaaaaaaaaaatatttgcatttttatatctttatactgtgggcacacctgatttttgtaggtgtcggcgggccgcatgtgccCCGCGGGCCTTATGTTGGCAGACCTTGCATTGTCGTAGAGTAAAAATTATTGCTTTAATAGGGATACACTTATGTCACCACTTCAAAGTTGGTGGCATAGTGCAGATACCCATTTTTAATGTTGTGAGTACTAATCATAACTCAAGTTTGtttaagtaaaatgttttacatgtttcggatgttccttcagagttgaagatagtttacttcctagtccaaacctcccgcaggacgacgggggatgggagcgggcagggtttgaaccctcgacggtcgataaatccgaacgacagtccagcgcacaaaccgcacgaccaggcagccatcctaagtTGCGATAAGGTCAACAATTTTAACCTGGAGTTAACCAGAATTAACGACATTTAGTTGGTGATAGTCACTATAGACAGTTACTTGATACAGGGAGTTGGTACTAAGCACTTTATAGAGTCACCTGATATAGTTAGAGAACAGCCAGTTAGAAATGTTATTGAGCTATTATAAAGTAAATGGAAATGTGTACCAGTATTTATATAAGGagtcaacccattccatgttctaatagcactagggaaaaaggagtatgtgtacaaattagtcctagcatatgggatgaggaatgtgcctttatctttgtgtctttcagagtattttattaaattttgtttttgtttggtccATATCCATATTTACTTTGTCTGATAAAATGGCATCTGTATAAAATAAGCCTTTTGAAATATCTCTTATGTGAACTATTAGTTGAGTTCCACATGACCTATATCTAGTGACGCCATGTTTTTGATATGGAGTTAAgtacattttgtttatattttttttatattgctacatAAGTTTACTTTGATTTTTAGAGCCATTTTTATTGAGTTTTCATAAAATGAAaggaaagtgttgtttttttttgttttgtttatggaatagcttttatatagcgcaactttcatgcttaaagcattctcagagcgctatggttcaatctcatttTTAGACCAGTCGTGTCTGAGAGAAGGTCTTCTGTACCTTcatgcgctcagtaaacacaagtctgctcgagtcaggtgtcgctaggtagccaagcccaaGGGTGCTTAGCATCTCGGCCACACATCCCAATATGTAAGAATACTAAGAATTAATGTTTAGGACAGTTATAATATCTTATAAGTCAAGCAATATTTTGCtggtttgtttgacatgttttggatcTTCCTTCaatattgaagattattacatcataTCTCAGACCGCCAGCTGGAAGGCAAGCAGGGacgtagctagaaattttccatcattttggGAGCCCTGGgaacttgacctctttgggggccccttcattttgcaaaatatttaacattaaatgaaaaaaatcacTAATTTGAAATCCCCTTCAAGTTGAGGCCCGAGAGGATGTTTAAATTATCACCCagcctcccccaccctagctacgccactgaggcAAGAGATGGCAATTGGCTAGATTCTAACTAGGAACCATCGGCACGACACGGCAACTATTGACTCGAACTGACATGACTAGATATGAAGCTCCAGGAGAGGTTTAAAGTCAGCgtttattagatttaaaaagaTGCTCCCAAATTCAAGAAAGAAAgattatcaaataaaattaaagtgaaAGATGACCTTCAAAAGATACGTTATTTGTGACATGATCCTAAGTATTATAATCATTCTCATCTATCAAAAGATGTCCACTATTTCTACACTACCATAGCCTTTAATCATTACGTCATGCAATTAGCTCATGATAATATTTACATCTTATGTCATATAGACACAATATTACGAAGTTCAAACCCCACATCTACTTATTTACGTATTGTAATAAATCTGGTGGTGGCACAGgtaggggtagtggtgtgtgtagtCAGAAGACCCAAATCGCCCCAgcccagcgctagacgagcggtgaCTGCGACGGTTTGCCAAGACTGTTCTGGAAGGATCTGTGTTGTGAGTAGAAGAGGCATCACGGgagatgtagtcatgtgatcaccagaatggtcgagcgataTTCCGTCCTGTTCTAGAAgaccagcagggaccctatataaagagcgaaggtatcagagtcGAGTCTGTCACAACTGCCCTATCTACGGTTCAGTacgacggctcagtacaagtctgGGACGAGACgtagagaccagtgcaagagttgatacggagagatatttgtacagtcttgtgttacgtgctgccaattgtacagtattggctgtgatttattccacattaaactattacgttatttaagagttgtcaagttcttcaagttgatgttgtcgtgtggtgcagttgtAGAGAGCCTGAATGGGGAGATTCATTACAGTATATTACAGAAAGGATGGTGAAAATTATAAACAGTCTACTAAAAGGCCAAACATATCATAAAGCAttctaaacaaacaaattgaTATATTCCCACACGCACAATGACtaggaaaatatatttaaaatgggATAAAATGAATGGGATGGAAATAACCGGctatgaagtgaccagggataaACTGACCggtgatgaagtgaccagggataaaatgaccggtgatgaagtgaccagggatgaagtgaccggtgatgaagtgaccagggataaACTGACCggtgatgaagtgaccagggatgaagtgaccggtcaatGCCTTAACATTACAATtatacaaacaagaaaacaatttttaaaaatcttcacaaaacaaagcttatacaaagtgtaggtgtatcatttagtttggattagtcatagaactacatttgtaatagattgtAGCAGTTTTCTGGGTAACTGTATAGTAATATGTTCTCACATTTTAATAGCGCCGATTTCATCCATTgcgtttttttcttgtttgttgtgTAGGGTAGTAGAAGATATCTCCTTGTTGTTTCCTCCTAATGTCTTATGACGTCAAATGCTTATGTGGTAGGACTTTCTAGAGCTTTCGTAATAGATCTTTTTGTTGATATTCTCCATCGTGTGCCGTAGAGCCAAGTTAGAGCCAAGTCAGGTTTCAGAAGTTGGATATCAGTTACTTCACTCGTTTGATTTACGATTATGAGGTTCCATATTCCAGAATGCGGGTTGCTGTATTCAGACTTATTGATGCTCAATGAAGTTGTGAACATTTTCGTGCTACTTTGAACTCTGATGTCGACTGTTGGTGAACAACTTCTTGGCTAGAAGATATGTGGATTGTTATAAAAATTTGAACCTATTCATGGAGACATTGACTTAAGATTATTGTGTGAAGATCTGTAGATTGTTATGAAAATTTGAACCTATTCATGGAGGCATTGCCTTAAGATTATTGCGTGAAGATCTGTGGATTGTTATGAAAATTTGAACCTATTCATGGAGACATTGACTTAAGATTATTGTGTGAAGATATGTGGATTGTTATGAAAATTTGAACCTATTCATGGAGACATTGACTTAAGATTATTGTGTGAAGATCTGTAGATTGTTATGAAAATTTGAACCTATTCATGGAGGCATTGCCTTAAGATTATTGCGTGAAGATCTgtggatttttatgaaaatttgaACCTATTCATGGAGACATTGCCTTAAGATTATTGTGTGAAGCTCTGTGGATTGTTATGAAAATTTGAACCTATTCATGGAGGCACTGCCTTAAGATTATTGTGTGAAGATATGTGGATTGTTATGAAAATTTGAACCTATTCATGGAGACATTGCCTTAAGATTATTGTGTGAAGATCTGTGGATTGTTATGAAAATTTGAACCTATTCATGGAGGCATTGCGTGAAAAATATTGTTGAACTTGATAAGTTAAGGTGAATATTATTGGTTAGATTTTAAATTACTAATTAAGTTTCACTTTGAACTATTtcctacaatatatatatatatatatatatatatatatgtgtgtatttatgtattgttattgtcattatatattatatatatatatatatatatatatttctgtattgtaattatcattatcatttatTAGATACCATTGTCATTGTAAATATATCATGCACTCCATTAAATGTATCAGTCCTCAGATTCCCGGTAAAGCATGATTACCTGGATTACCTTAATATTTTGTAAACAGGTTACTTGTGAATACATCAATACTTGGCTGACAGGCTTAAGTTAAATTTGAATACATCACTATTTGGCTAGAAAGATTATTTTCAATGGACAAAATTACTGCTTGAGTTATTTTAAGATAAGCTGAGATCCTCTTTTTACTTTACTAAGTAGATTATACTGTCTTCCTGTAAGCACAACAAACTTTCATGGGAAGATCTTCTTTAAACTATGGCGAAAAAAGGTCACAAAGCGGCTATTTAGAGTATACAAACTTAACAGCTTTAAACTACATATAAAGATCCTGAATAATTTCTACAGTGCGGCAATGTCAAATCTGATAACATATGGAATAATTGGTTGGCAAGGCAAAGTTTCATCTAAAATGTTGTGCCGCTTAGACAATTTCATACATACTATCATAACTAAACTACGACACACAACACTACCATTCAAAATACTAACACACACAACAATACCACACATAACACTACCTCACAAAACACTACCACACATAACActtctacacacagtactactacacacaacactaccacacaCCTCGCtaccacacacaacactaccacaTATAGCACTAAAACACACAACAATACCATACACAACACTACCACAAAACGTACtaccatatttaaatgaacttttttaaaaggtaaAACTTTTGATCGTAGGCCCCTTTTAAAGAATGTTACGCAAGTGGCAGCGCTGTCTCTCCTTAAGATCCTCTAGTCACACGACAAAAATATCTTAGCAAAGTCGGCAGAATGACTAAAATTAACTTGGAGCTCAGTCAAGTCAAGAAAGTCAAGTGGTATCCCTTGGACAAGGCAGTCAAGTAGTATTTTGGACCGGTGCGGACAATATCTGACTTGGAGAGTCGAGTTGTGACTATGAACTAAGTAGTGTATTTTGGGCAGACGAAGCCAGTATACAATTGAGACATGTTCTAATAGTAGTTATTATTCTGATAATTATGTGTTTTGGAAATTCATTATtaaccgctgttatgcggatgtgATTTCACAAGATTCACTGTAATGGATTTAtttaccgctgttatgcggatgtgATTTGACAAGATTCAATGTATTGGATTTATTTACCGTTGTTATGCGGATGTGATTGTATTTCATACTTAATTGTGCAACTGCCTAGATGTTGAAGtaatattattatcattaaacaTTATAATTGTCTGCCAGAGTGGATTCATGTTAATCTGTAGCATCTATTTTCGTCTCCACTCAAGTATGACGCCAAGAAGCACGACACATTAGTAGTGACCAGTCCAGTGTGTAACAGTAATACagcatttattcatttatttatttacaactatTAATGACATCATTTTAACAACATTTATGTGTAGGAAGCAACTTTAATAGGTGCCAGTGGGTAATTTCAGTTATGCCAATCGTACGATAcaataaatatgttaacccttgaAGTCCTACATCTTTCAAAGCATGTGACTAGAGCCATTGCTGATTGTGATAAGCCCCTGTCAGTTGGTGGGCTCAATTTGAGAAATCGATTAAATCGGCCTAAAGCCGGTACTACTTATTTGGTCATACTATATCAGCGTTACTAATTGACTAGCgaacgtgaaaaaaaaagagatgtctATGTGTTGTGTTAAGCAGTGGCATTAGTAGGATCAGTGTCATACGGTAAGTTATCTCAGTTAGTGGGATTGAGATAATTGTGAAAtatatttagttaaaaaaacGTTTGTCTGTCGATCTTATGGTGTTTGGAGGGGCGGTGGCTAAATGATACATTTCTTTGcttcccaggttcaaatcctggaaatttgaatttcaggatcagCCTCCtcaagtccacccagctctaatagataggcctacttaatgtttgtttagcaaagtaaaggcagttcgtcgttgtgctagccacttGAGACCCTCGTTAACCCTGACTGCATAACAGTTAACCTTAACATGACCTACCCTATAGATCCTatagtctgaaagggaacttttacACACTTCTGATGAATAGACAAGGTTCTTGCAGTACAGTCAAGCATCAAAGGTTCTTATCAAAGTCTTGTAGAAATACGTGAGCTTCAATCAATCCATACATCATTACAGTAGCCCTTCCATGACTCTTCTAGTTATGTAAATGTTGCTTATAATGAAGAAATACGTTCAGGTAATCGCGTGAGGTTATTAGGATCAATACAACATTCTTGATCTTGAGGTTTCGAATATTGAAATTTAatgggtgttgttttgttttaatgaattatttagtattattaactaattatcacacatgtatttgttttgttacctAAATTGCCTCCTCGTCGACACGTTTGTTTTATTACACTGTTTAAATAGAATgcagaaaaataaatgtaactttTAATTTACAAGAAAAGACAACAGGGTATTTATCCTGAAAGTAAGTATTTTTATCAGCTATCTcccttgaaaaacaaaaatagcgCGTTGTAAAACAAGTCAGAAGAtggatatcaaacaaaacatttaatttttttttttaattttcgattcatattttgtttgtttttatttcaaatgattGCTAaatttcaaattatatttaaaatgataaaatacaGTTTACTGTAAATCTATCGACATatttattaaacaaattaaatgtaaGTTTTTAAGGTATATGAAAAGacaactgtgttttttttttaaaaaattactatttttttagcTAACTcccttgaaaaacaaaatatggttGCTTGATAgaaaagaactttaaaaaaaaaaatcaaacaacacACTAGAAATTTAAATtcgattaattatattttattatacccGACaactttttgtatttgaaatgtttgcaaaattttagattgcattttaaataattaaaaacaacaacataagaactacatctaatatttttttcccacaatCCCACAAACCTGATCGTCGATagcaagttctagatctacagctGGCAGATTTGGTTTGTAGTTGAACAggttttcaattattttaaatgtaaattacaaacaacaacatggataaaaaaaggaaacaaaacattgtaaatttaaagataacatacacaatttatttacataactcAAGACTAAAGAGATTTGAGTTTGAGGTTCAGAATGTCAAGGGTTCTCAAAGACATCTTCAAGGTGGAGCTGGACAACtcacaagggaaacaactcacCAGGCAAGACCAGCTCCACTGTAATTTAATCCAGACTTGAGACTTCCACTGTGGACAAGAGTAGACCAAGCCCAGTGGTCTCTATTCCCCAGACAGTGGGCATATGCTCCACTACTTCCTGGACATGTACAAGTTGTATAAGTAAACTTAGATCTACCATCTACCTTTAGTATGTCCTTCCATTGACCAACACTGACCTGTTTAGAACATCCATGAGGATGTGACACTATAAAGGTCAACTTGTGTTTAGATCTAGAGGCTTTGTATTTGTTCAAGACTTTCCTCCAGACATTTTCATAATGTTTGCACATTCCCATCAGTTTATTTCCTAAAGTTTCATCACATGTCACACAGTACAACTCACACCAGTCAaactcaatgtttacaaatctaACACTGACCTTATCAACACTGACCACTGGACTGTCATGTCTATCATAAAACAATCTCAAGGTTGTGTGGTTGGCCTCAATGTCATCAAAAACCACATGTGTGGCTGTGAGCACATTAAACTCCCACCACACATTGCTGGGTGAGTTTGAACCTTCACAttttctacaccaacactttGTGTAGTCAGTATCTTCATAACCTTCATCTTGTCTGATTCCATCTTGTTTGACTCCATTTTGAAACTTGTTTACATCCCACACTTTTCCACTTCCTGTCCTCAAGTTTCTTCTCTCACTCATGTTAAAAAATGGATATGGTCGAGTTGTCTTTGGATAAAACTTTGGTCTGCCTGGACTTGACATTTCCACACCAACTCTAACTGTGAGGTCAGCTATAACTTTGATGTATTCATACAAATCTTTGTCTTGAAGACCTTCAGGTAAATGATTCAAGGTGAATGTATCAACAGGTATAAACTGTCTATGACCTGGATTCTTCTTACAGCCCATAAGATATTTGTGTAGATCAGCTTCTCCACCTTCTGACTCCTGAGTTTCATGATCACCTGGAGAACAAGGGAATAAACTTGATCCAATGTTTACAATACAATGTACAGTATTGAGTCAATCAAGagatatctataaatagatcaagTCTAACTCCTGTATTGATCTCTACAGTTAATACActacaaattaaattcaaaagTTACCAATTAGTGGACCTTCAAACTCATCTGACTGGACTTTGGACTGGTCACTGGTGAAATGATAAGAATCTGAAAGCATGAAagttaaataactattttatatattcttttttttattattattaaaaatagacTTATACAAAAATCTTTCTCTATCTAAACATTTACAAAAGTTTACCTATATCTTGATTCTCATCCCCAAGACTGGAGAAGGCTGCTATGTCAGTCTGATCCTTAAGAAAAacttaaatagtttaaatacatGTGTCTGtcagtctaatttttttttaatttttttctgaaataacaaaaaatataattcaaaaTACTGAATTTTTACATagagataaatataaatatttaaattaaagttcTAGAAGCTGAACATAGACCTAACATTGCAACAACTTGAATTTAACATGCTACTTATTATTGTGCTGAAATTCTAGGGAAAaatttgataataaaaaaaagccataaaactatttttaaagttaGGTATTGTTTCACTCTGATTTTATACCAttaagtagaaaacaccaaattgtgggagatgagtggacagaaaaatagaGAAGTGcggatcttagagaggaagtggagatggattggtcacatcATTATAAAAGATACCTGCAagagagctaggcaggccttagagtggaacccccagggaacaagatgcagaggaagaccaaaaagaacatggtgacgcagtgtacttgaagaagcagaaagaccgggaagagctgggtatccatcaaaaagctagcaagagaccatggagagtggcatgtttttgtcgaagacctatgttccatgaggaactcaaaggataGATGATGTTGATCATAAGACTAGTTTTAAAGTTAGGTATTTTTTCACTCTGAATTCATACCATTAAGTTCACAGGTTTCTTGAGAAAAACAAAGGTCTGTACTTTTCTGgaaattagaataaaatatgaatataaagttgctttctttatatatatatatatatatatatatatatatatatatatatatataaacaaatttaCATCAATGAAATATTCTcagaaaaaatctaattttaatatctttttgCTTGTACagtaaaattaatgaattattttgttgttttataaattgttttaacTAAGATTGACTGCATTTTTTGTTGCACTTAGACAGAATGTAATACATGTGAAATGCTttataatgaaatgtaaaaaaaaattataattcatCAGGTTTTGGTTGTTTAGATTTCAATTTAGAGCTCCAATTGactttaaaactacttttaGATTAATAGATCcagattctaaatctaaatgtcaAATTCCTtaaaatagaatagaaaataataaaagtgacaactagtaataaaagaaaatatttaaaaaataatcgtcaaaaaacaaaaatataaagaaacacaaatgaaataaaaagattaGTCTAATATTTCTTATgtatattattagttttaataaGGCCAATTTTATCCTTATTACAAAAATGGGCTATTTTTATCTAGATCTGGCAGCCTGGTAGTGTGATATGCAATAATAGATGTCTCTCCAtagtcttgggtttgaatcctgcccACTCCATCCCTAGTCATCCTGCCTGAATTTTTGCAATTAGAAAAAATGTCTGTAACTATATCTACATTTTAAAGAGTTCATTTTAGATCCTATCTAGttgatttcaattatttttttttaaacaaagatatttacaattttagATTTAGTCTATAGATCTTGTAGGACTACTTTTTGTTtatcatttagatctacaaatttagattttatatagatgcattaacttttatttacatctaagaAGGCCTATATCTAAGCTCTAAAGATGGATATATCAATAGACTAGATGTAGtttgaataaaattattaatagcTCTAGACTAGAAGCTAATGTACATTTAGATGTggatatatattgttataaacttggtggtggcacagatgggggtagtggtgtgagtgtagtcagccgacgcaattcgccccaggccagcgctagacgagcggtcaaccgtgacgagctccgacggtcaaccgagtcgagtatcaacaggacggttcgggaaggatcgccgtcgtgaacagagctcatgagcgtcacgagagttgtagtcatatgaccacctagaaacgtcgagcggcgttctgtccggttcgagaaggccagtagggaccctatataaagagcggaggtgtcgcagtcaagacagtcgagaaaaggggctcaatacagcaaggttcacggcaggggttcagagcccggttcactacagtccggtcgactacagcacagttcagcggtgtggttctgtacggatcattacgacggttcagtgcggagtactatcaagtacagttgaggcgaacggcgtcttgatcttggtctgtgatcgagtccgacacaacgagcctagtgtgtgaagttagtcctgaactgttgaacccagtgcaagcccggaacgagtcGGAGttgccagtgcaagagttgatacggcggaacggtgttatcggagagatatttgtacagtgtacgtgttgccaatagtacagtatttggctgttatttattcgactattaaagtgttacgttgctttggagccctgagttgtcaagttctttaagttggtggtgtaaggtgcagtttgcagagagcctggatagtgagattcgtaacaatattttacaTTACCTAAGATCTAATAAGTTATATTagtttatttagatctacaccAGAGTCTAACTTTTAGATTGAAATTTACCGTTGTAGCTTAAGTTATTTAAATAGTACagatgttaattttaaaaaaagaagataattatgttctATGCATTTCAAGTGTCAATCTagacatgcatgttaatcataGGCTTAAACTTCTGATAAGTATTTGGTTTTTCAGGCTA
Protein-coding regions in this window:
- the LOC106075185 gene encoding uncharacterized protein LOC106075185; this encodes MGCKKNPGHRQFIPVDTFTLNHLPEGLQDKDLYEYIKVIADLTVRVGVEMSSPGRPKFYPKTTRPYPFFNMSERRNLRTGSGKVWDVNKFQNGVKQDGIRQDEGYEDTDYTKCWCRKCEGSNSPSNVWWEFNVLTATHVVFDDIEANHTTLRLFYDRHDSPVVSVDKVSVRFVNIEFDWCELYCVTCDETLGNKLMGMCKHYENVWRKVLNKYKASRSKHKLTFIVSHPHGCSKQVSVGQWKDILKVDGRSKFTYTTCTCPGSSGAYAHCLGNRDHWAWSTLVHSGSLKSGLNYSGAGLAW